One window of the Brevibacterium limosum genome contains the following:
- a CDS encoding CueP family metal-binding protein, with the protein MKRRGIAIAALTLLLAGCAADDSQERSEVDPVSSEEFLSDHGLAGMDAVEAIDHLDQLAVTDRPSDLMASIYPDELVLAGEAQEVTLDLPAEKSYVSIAPYVNTTHECFYHSLTTCQGELGNEDLDVQITDKSTGDVVVDEPATTFDNGFVGFWVPSDIEGTIKVSHEGKTGSTTFSTTEDGATCVTDLHLT; encoded by the coding sequence GTGAAACGACGAGGAATTGCCATTGCAGCGCTCACACTGCTACTGGCTGGTTGTGCAGCCGACGATTCTCAAGAAAGGTCAGAGGTCGATCCGGTCTCGTCGGAGGAATTTCTCTCCGATCACGGACTGGCAGGAATGGACGCGGTTGAGGCCATCGACCATCTTGACCAGCTCGCAGTCACCGATCGTCCAAGCGATCTGATGGCATCGATCTATCCTGATGAACTCGTGCTAGCGGGCGAAGCGCAGGAGGTGACACTCGATCTACCAGCAGAGAAATCATATGTGTCGATTGCCCCTTATGTGAACACCACTCACGAGTGCTTCTATCACAGCCTCACCACCTGCCAGGGAGAACTCGGCAACGAGGACCTCGACGTCCAGATCACCGATAAGTCCACCGGCGACGTCGTCGTCGATGAACCAGCGACGACCTTCGATAACGGTTTCGTCGGTTTCTGGGTACCGAGCGATATCGAGGGAACCATCAAAGTCAGCCATGAAGGCAAGACTGGCTCTACCACCTTTTCCACCACCGAAGATGGTGCTACCTGCGTCACTGATCTTCATCTCACTTAG
- a CDS encoding NADH-quinone oxidoreductase subunit A: MYGILGMGLFAMIAVVLIYGLHRTTSVHAQSLTVLPAQSGWFPQEHALSRFHVRWYLASIVFLAFDVEMLFMYPWAVVVAEKGISAVIEMFLFLGALLVAVAWAWREGAFRWV, translated from the coding sequence ATGTACGGGATCCTAGGTATGGGTCTGTTTGCGATGATCGCTGTCGTGCTCATCTACGGTCTTCACCGAACTACCAGCGTGCATGCTCAATCGTTGACAGTGCTTCCAGCACAGTCTGGGTGGTTTCCACAAGAACACGCCCTGTCCCGATTTCATGTGCGTTGGTACCTGGCCTCAATCGTCTTCCTCGCCTTCGATGTCGAGATGTTGTTCATGTATCCGTGGGCGGTCGTTGTGGCCGAGAAGGGCATCTCTGCTGTGATCGAGATGTTCCTGTTTCTTGGAGCGCTCCTGGTTGCCGTCGCGTGGGCCTGGCGGGAAGGGGCCTTCCGATGGGTATAA
- a CDS encoding complex I subunit 1 family protein yields MTESNLVTVPAVWSVVAGALLCGLAIFAVALDAGLSARAHGAHGGWVHNRFARLLRQRRRTTVAADTMLWRTGGMGMFTGAFLMIAVIPFGSWTLTDLDVGVVWFNTIDVMVWALVWITGWGANSTHSLIGGYRFLAHGLAYELPLMFALVAPAIAAGSLRVGAVAAAQEDELWFAVWMPVAFLIYLIGVMGFSVWGPFAAAVATDIVGGAGAELSAVDRLVFHAGRYLFLAAGSAFAVPMFLGGGAGPWLPGWTWVLLKTMAVLAVLVWLRRKIPFLRPNRFMTIGWTILLPAIVIQDLVVSVVVVGKG; encoded by the coding sequence ATGACTGAGAGTAATCTAGTGACCGTTCCTGCCGTGTGGTCTGTGGTAGCCGGGGCCCTTTTGTGCGGACTCGCGATCTTCGCTGTCGCACTCGATGCGGGTCTATCGGCCCGCGCTCACGGTGCTCACGGCGGATGGGTGCACAATCGCTTCGCTCGGCTACTGCGTCAGCGCAGGCGCACCACCGTGGCCGCAGACACCATGCTGTGGAGAACCGGTGGGATGGGAATGTTCACCGGCGCGTTCCTGATGATTGCTGTCATCCCCTTCGGCTCTTGGACGCTGACCGATCTCGATGTCGGTGTGGTGTGGTTCAACACCATCGACGTTATGGTCTGGGCGCTGGTGTGGATCACCGGGTGGGGAGCCAATTCGACGCACAGTCTCATAGGCGGCTATCGGTTCCTCGCTCACGGCCTGGCCTATGAACTGCCCTTGATGTTTGCTCTGGTAGCCCCGGCCATCGCCGCTGGCAGCCTCCGAGTCGGTGCCGTTGCCGCCGCTCAAGAGGACGAGCTGTGGTTCGCAGTATGGATGCCTGTGGCATTCCTGATCTATCTGATCGGAGTGATGGGCTTTTCGGTCTGGGGGCCGTTCGCCGCGGCCGTGGCCACCGACATCGTTGGTGGTGCGGGAGCAGAGTTGTCCGCCGTCGATCGTTTGGTCTTCCATGCCGGTCGCTACCTGTTCTTGGCCGCTGGGTCGGCGTTCGCTGTTCCCATGTTCCTCGGAGGAGGAGCTGGACCATGGCTGCCGGGCTGGACCTGGGTGCTGCTGAAGACGATGGCAGTCCTGGCCGTTCTCGTGTGGCTACGCCGTAAGATTCCCTTCCTGCGTCCCAATCGATTTATGACGATCGGGTGGACGATTCTGCTCCCAGCCATTGTGATTCAGGACCTTGTCGTGTCTGTCGTTGTTGTCGGGAAAGGCTGA
- a CDS encoding NADH-quinone oxidoreductase subunit 5 family protein, protein MIGPQAALVAMVVLPAAVGGVLVISRADRGAGLIAVATAGLMTIGAFFTAATRPEVSYPFLAGADFALDVDALAGLVVPMVATVTFLVLVFAAGTIRAGRSRFFGLMLIFSAAALVTATAASLPALLFAWELMGATSYALIGFWWRDSTRVSAGLTAFITTRTADLGLYVAAGAALAGGVGMRLTDLSSVADPWRHVIAAGIVVAALGKAAQLPFSFWLSGAMKGPSPVSALLHSATMVAMGGYLLLRIEPLLASTDWAGPVTAWAGVGTAVLMGFVALGQRDLKQLLAASTVAQLGFVVLAAGVGAVSGGAAHLVAHASVKALLFLVAGAWLQALGTEDLAQLRGAARRWRVVGVTATVGALALAGIAPLSLWATKDSVLSAALESSPLLYAAGLVAGALSAAYAGKVLSTIWTRGARAGVRPKGLRGITVLEQAPLVVLALGAATLSVLALPPLGRVLTEVLGGRGEVSVVELVTSAAIAVIVVVVMFWWRAPQPRWARAWLGLDTAAHVIIVRPTLVLARVLAWFDDYVVDRSVAVLAKSTILIAHAVARADDDGVDKGVTAIASRIGRLGHLARLPQTGAIHQYFLQMVVVLATGTVIWTFYTVMG, encoded by the coding sequence GTGATCGGGCCGCAGGCGGCACTCGTGGCCATGGTGGTGCTTCCAGCAGCCGTCGGTGGCGTGCTCGTGATAAGCCGGGCCGACCGCGGTGCGGGGTTGATCGCGGTGGCGACGGCCGGGCTGATGACGATCGGGGCGTTCTTCACTGCTGCCACCCGCCCGGAGGTGTCCTACCCGTTCCTCGCGGGTGCCGACTTCGCGTTGGACGTCGACGCTCTTGCGGGACTAGTTGTGCCGATGGTTGCGACAGTGACGTTTTTGGTCCTGGTCTTCGCTGCGGGCACCATTCGCGCAGGTCGGTCTCGCTTCTTTGGACTGATGTTGATCTTCTCTGCCGCGGCTTTGGTGACCGCGACAGCGGCAAGCCTTCCGGCGCTCCTGTTCGCCTGGGAGCTGATGGGGGCTACGTCGTACGCCCTGATCGGGTTCTGGTGGCGTGACTCCACCCGTGTCTCCGCAGGTTTGACGGCGTTTATCACAACTCGTACCGCCGACCTGGGCCTGTATGTCGCAGCCGGTGCCGCTCTGGCCGGGGGAGTCGGCATGAGGCTGACCGACCTTTCCTCGGTTGCCGACCCGTGGCGACACGTGATCGCGGCAGGGATTGTGGTCGCGGCGTTGGGTAAGGCCGCGCAGCTGCCATTCTCGTTTTGGCTCTCAGGCGCGATGAAGGGCCCGAGCCCAGTCAGCGCATTGCTGCACTCGGCGACGATGGTCGCCATGGGTGGATATCTCTTGCTGCGGATCGAACCGTTGCTGGCCTCAACTGATTGGGCCGGACCGGTGACAGCTTGGGCGGGTGTGGGCACTGCGGTGCTGATGGGGTTCGTGGCGTTGGGGCAGCGGGACCTCAAACAATTGTTGGCCGCCTCGACGGTTGCCCAGCTGGGCTTCGTGGTCCTTGCCGCCGGGGTCGGTGCCGTTAGCGGTGGAGCAGCCCACTTGGTTGCGCACGCATCAGTCAAGGCGCTGTTGTTTCTCGTTGCGGGAGCGTGGTTGCAGGCGTTGGGCACCGAGGATCTGGCGCAGCTGCGAGGCGCGGCGCGCCGATGGCGGGTCGTCGGTGTCACCGCGACTGTCGGGGCGTTGGCGTTGGCCGGAATCGCTCCTTTGTCGTTGTGGGCGACGAAAGATTCCGTGCTCTCAGCCGCGCTCGAATCCTCACCGTTACTCTACGCAGCAGGACTGGTCGCGGGGGCCTTGTCCGCGGCCTATGCGGGCAAGGTTTTGTCGACGATATGGACCCGCGGTGCGCGCGCAGGCGTTCGTCCGAAGGGCCTTCGCGGGATAACGGTTCTGGAACAAGCTCCACTGGTTGTGCTCGCGCTCGGCGCGGCCACACTCAGTGTGCTCGCCCTTCCCCCACTCGGGCGTGTCCTCACCGAGGTCCTCGGTGGCCGGGGTGAGGTTTCGGTAGTCGAACTGGTTACCTCAGCGGCGATCGCTGTGATCGTAGTGGTGGTGATGTTTTGGTGGCGTGCCCCGCAGCCACGGTGGGCACGTGCTTGGCTCGGATTGGATACGGCCGCGCATGTCATTATTGTCCGCCCAACATTGGTCTTGGCGCGGGTTCTGGCGTGGTTCGATGACTACGTGGTGGACCGATCTGTCGCTGTCCTTGCCAAAAGCACCATCTTGATAGCACACGCGGTGGCCCGGGCCGACGACGACGGAGTCGATAAGGGTGTCACTGCCATTGCCAGTCGGATCGGCCGGCTCGGGCATCTGGCCCGACTCCCGCAGACCGGGGCGATCCACCAGTACTTTCTGCAGATGGTCGTGGTGCTCGCCACCGGTACTGTCATCTGGACCTTCTACACCGTGATGGGATGA
- a CDS encoding signal peptidase II, whose protein sequence is MTPDATSDIEPASVEPPQRGRWRLTAASLLLALVVVLIDQGTKAWAQATLIEGERIPLVGDLLGLQLAYNPGAAFSFGEGFTWVFALVAVAVAIAALVFAFRVRRPGWAVGIGALGGAAASHAGDRLFRQPGFAQGHVADFLAYGNWFIGNIADIVIVIVAVAGTLFMIRDDQN, encoded by the coding sequence ATGACCCCGGACGCGACCTCCGACATTGAGCCGGCGTCGGTAGAGCCGCCGCAGAGGGGGCGCTGGCGGCTCACCGCAGCGTCGCTCCTGCTGGCCCTGGTCGTCGTCCTAATCGATCAGGGAACGAAAGCGTGGGCCCAGGCCACGCTCATCGAGGGTGAGCGAATCCCGCTGGTCGGTGACCTGCTGGGCTTGCAGCTCGCCTACAATCCCGGCGCGGCGTTCTCCTTCGGCGAGGGGTTCACCTGGGTGTTTGCTCTGGTGGCCGTGGCCGTCGCCATTGCCGCGCTTGTCTTCGCGTTTCGTGTCCGACGGCCCGGGTGGGCGGTGGGGATCGGTGCGCTCGGCGGGGCCGCCGCCTCGCACGCCGGAGACAGACTCTTCCGCCAACCAGGATTCGCGCAGGGGCACGTCGCGGACTTCCTCGCCTACGGCAACTGGTTCATCGGCAACATCGCTGACATCGTGATCGTCATAGTAGCGGTTGCAGGAACGCTCTTCATGATCCGCGACGACCAGAATTGA
- a CDS encoding DsbA family protein, which translates to MIGVAALVLAGLLVFNDDSNEPQSDTAPTSADTADLLVRDDSPRLSKGGEAVFVEFLDFECEGCLSLYPVIEDLRKEYGDRVTFVVRHMPLHNNSVNAALAAEAAAEQGEFEAMYQRLFETVDEWGHQETSQREKFSGYAKELGLDMDQFTAAYDDPATLERVEQSQKDGQALGVTGTPTFFLDGEKLQPESVTDLEEAFDAALQD; encoded by the coding sequence ATGATCGGCGTCGCCGCCCTCGTCCTCGCCGGTCTGCTGGTGTTCAATGACGACAGCAACGAACCACAATCGGACACCGCACCCACCAGTGCAGACACCGCCGACTTACTGGTCCGCGATGACAGCCCCCGCTTGTCTAAGGGTGGCGAAGCCGTGTTCGTGGAGTTCCTTGATTTCGAGTGCGAAGGCTGCCTGTCTCTTTACCCGGTCATCGAGGACCTGCGAAAGGAATACGGGGACCGTGTCACATTCGTCGTGCGTCATATGCCCTTACATAACAACTCCGTCAACGCAGCCCTGGCCGCCGAGGCGGCTGCTGAACAGGGCGAGTTCGAGGCGATGTATCAACGTTTGTTCGAAACGGTAGACGAATGGGGCCACCAGGAGACATCACAACGCGAGAAGTTCTCTGGTTACGCTAAGGAACTCGGCCTGGACATGGACCAGTTCACCGCAGCCTATGATGATCCGGCCACTCTCGAACGCGTTGAGCAGAGCCAGAAGGACGGGCAGGCCCTCGGAGTCACCGGCACGCCAACGTTCTTCCTCGACGGCGAGAAGCTCCAACCCGAAAGCGTCACTGACCTGGAGGAAGCTTTCGATGCTGCCCTCCAAGACTGA
- a CDS encoding NADH-quinone oxidoreductase subunit NuoK produces MTLEAVLVVAAALFAVGLYGALSQQVVVMVMMGLELMINGVLLAAGGFWWFLAPDPSGQVLLLVILAAMTVEMAMGFAVAVLLHRRRETDMTDMSQELSQ; encoded by the coding sequence ATGACTCTCGAAGCTGTGTTGGTGGTGGCTGCGGCATTATTCGCGGTGGGACTCTACGGTGCGCTGTCTCAACAGGTTGTCGTGATGGTGATGATGGGCCTGGAACTGATGATCAACGGGGTGCTGCTGGCTGCTGGTGGATTCTGGTGGTTTTTGGCACCGGACCCGTCGGGACAGGTGCTGTTGCTGGTGATATTGGCTGCGATGACGGTGGAGATGGCGATGGGCTTTGCTGTGGCCGTGTTGTTGCATCGTCGGCGGGAGACGGATATGACCGACATGTCTCAGGAGTTGTCTCAGTGA
- a CDS encoding metal-sensitive transcriptional regulator, with translation MAKSQDSIDITPPQENDVEEASACHGAGHEHGYIRDKAQYQRRLARIEGQVRGIGRMVDEEQYCIDILTQVSAIQSALRNVARGLLDDHMRSCVVDAVKDGGADADDKLDEVSEAISRLMRS, from the coding sequence ATGGCGAAATCGCAAGACTCGATCGACATCACACCCCCACAGGAAAACGACGTTGAAGAGGCTTCCGCTTGCCATGGTGCTGGTCATGAGCACGGATATATTCGCGACAAAGCGCAGTACCAACGACGTCTGGCGCGCATCGAGGGCCAGGTGCGCGGTATCGGACGGATGGTCGATGAAGAGCAGTATTGCATCGATATTCTTACTCAGGTCTCGGCCATCCAATCCGCGTTGCGCAACGTTGCCCGAGGTCTCCTCGACGACCATATGCGCAGCTGCGTCGTCGACGCGGTCAAAGACGGTGGAGCAGACGCTGATGACAAGCTCGACGAAGTGTCTGAAGCCATCAGTCGGTTGATGCGCAGCTGA
- a CDS encoding cadmium resistance transporter, producing the protein MLTTIGSAIGLFAATNIDDIVVLTVLFLASRRGQLRPWQIVVGQYLGFITLVVISVVAALGLTIIPDEWVGFLGLIPLGIGIWALVRGLRRNGDDDDKIAAVGLWGVAGITIANGADNISLYTPIFRTSSPGDVTIMIVVFLILVAVWCAAGRLIGTHKAVTETLERVEHWLVPVVFIGLGLFILVESGVIIRLIEALA; encoded by the coding sequence ATGCTCACGACCATCGGATCAGCGATCGGACTGTTCGCTGCGACCAACATTGACGACATCGTCGTGCTCACAGTGCTGTTCCTCGCCTCTCGCCGAGGCCAGCTTCGTCCATGGCAGATCGTCGTGGGCCAGTACCTCGGGTTCATCACCCTCGTCGTGATCAGCGTGGTCGCTGCGCTCGGTCTCACGATCATCCCGGATGAGTGGGTGGGATTCCTCGGCTTGATCCCGCTCGGCATCGGTATCTGGGCCCTCGTGCGCGGCTTGCGCCGCAACGGCGATGACGATGACAAGATCGCCGCGGTCGGGCTGTGGGGCGTCGCCGGGATCACGATCGCCAACGGGGCCGACAATATCTCGCTCTACACGCCCATTTTCCGCACCAGCTCGCCCGGCGACGTCACGATCATGATCGTCGTATTCCTGATACTCGTCGCCGTGTGGTGCGCGGCCGGACGCCTAATCGGAACTCACAAGGCCGTCACCGAAACGCTCGAACGCGTCGAGCACTGGCTCGTCCCGGTCGTGTTCATCGGACTGGGCCTGTTCATCCTGGTCGAGTCCGGCGTCATCATCCGCCTCATCGAGGCCCTCGCATGA
- a CDS encoding NADH-quinone oxidoreductase subunit J, with amino-acid sequence MLIGIAFWALAIIAVASGLAVFVVDSMARATYALAVSFIAVGVQILLLQQNYLGLITILMMVMEMAVMAVYMVMFMGMNPALMPMDMTHGKKTAIATSVAVFVLLAGGALLIPWPQRRSGPPADLTRALGLEIMGEKMLVMAGVGAVMVATIVAGVVLASHRTRYDRFGDDLRGPHVDNAWDRGVEQ; translated from the coding sequence ATGCTGATCGGAATTGCGTTCTGGGCCCTGGCCATAATCGCTGTGGCGAGCGGTCTTGCCGTGTTCGTGGTCGATTCCATGGCGCGCGCCACATATGCACTGGCCGTGTCGTTCATCGCCGTGGGTGTGCAGATTCTCCTGCTGCAACAGAACTATCTGGGGTTAATCACGATCCTGATGATGGTCATGGAGATGGCGGTGATGGCTGTCTACATGGTGATGTTCATGGGGATGAATCCCGCACTTATGCCCATGGATATGACTCATGGGAAGAAGACTGCAATCGCAACGTCAGTCGCGGTGTTCGTGCTGTTGGCAGGAGGTGCCCTTCTGATCCCGTGGCCGCAGCGTCGCAGTGGGCCACCTGCTGACCTCACACGCGCACTCGGGTTGGAGATTATGGGTGAGAAGATGCTGGTCATGGCGGGAGTGGGCGCTGTCATGGTCGCCACGATCGTCGCCGGTGTCGTCCTGGCTTCGCATCGGACTCGCTATGACCGGTTTGGCGATGACCTGCGTGGCCCTCACGTCGACAATGCCTGGGACCGAGGTGTGGAGCAATGA
- a CDS encoding heavy-metal-associated domain-containing protein has protein sequence MSENSEFIVSGMTCGHCEMSVREEVQEITGVTNVEVSHQTGRLVVTSATNVNPEAIVNAVEEAGYQAVPA, from the coding sequence ATGAGTGAGAACAGTGAGTTCATCGTTTCCGGGATGACGTGCGGTCATTGCGAAATGTCTGTGCGTGAGGAAGTCCAGGAGATAACGGGCGTGACCAACGTCGAGGTTTCCCACCAGACCGGAAGGCTCGTCGTGACGTCGGCAACGAACGTTAACCCTGAGGCCATCGTGAATGCGGTGGAGGAAGCCGGCTATCAAGCGGTACCGGCATAG
- a CDS encoding vitamin K epoxide reductase family protein, which translates to MLPSKTETGNETETQETPVTSSRGLAALFVVGGLIGLIAAVVLLVEKMTLAANPDYIPSCNVNPVLSCGSVMATPQAAAFGVPNPIIGVAGFAIVAAIGVGLFAGGRYTAWYWATIQIGVTFAVIFVHWLIYQSLYVIGALCPYCMAVWAVTIPIFWYTSTRNLRSLSKGQKWINLLHEYRGAILTGWFLLIIVLIANRFWDYWSTLV; encoded by the coding sequence ATGCTGCCCTCCAAGACTGAGACCGGCAACGAGACGGAGACACAAGAAACCCCGGTCACGTCGTCCCGTGGCCTGGCAGCGTTATTCGTCGTAGGCGGGCTCATCGGGTTGATAGCGGCTGTGGTGTTGCTGGTGGAGAAGATGACACTGGCCGCCAATCCGGACTATATCCCCAGCTGCAACGTCAACCCAGTTCTCTCCTGTGGCTCGGTAATGGCGACTCCGCAAGCCGCGGCATTTGGTGTTCCCAACCCGATCATCGGCGTCGCAGGTTTCGCCATCGTCGCGGCTATCGGCGTAGGTCTTTTCGCTGGAGGGCGATACACCGCCTGGTACTGGGCCACCATTCAGATCGGTGTCACGTTCGCGGTCATCTTCGTGCACTGGTTGATCTATCAGAGCCTCTACGTCATCGGGGCACTATGTCCCTACTGCATGGCAGTGTGGGCAGTGACGATCCCCATCTTTTGGTACACCTCTACCCGAAACCTCAGATCACTGAGCAAGGGACAAAAGTGGATCAACCTGCTCCACGAATACCGTGGAGCGATCCTGACTGGCTGGTTCCTCCTCATCATCGTTTTGATCGCCAACCGCTTCTGGGACTACTGGTCCACTCTCGTGTGA
- a CDS encoding complex I subunit 4 family protein: protein MNMLSLIVFLPLIVAAGVAAVPAIGPAAARWVWVVVSAVELILVGILWAGYKDPGPNSLAFDEQVPWIPGVNSSYHVGVDGLSLSLLAMTTVVFLASAIYALKNTDRPRVHTALFLFLEGVSLGLFVAADLIVFFVFFDLSIVAMYFIIAGWGHGNAARSALKFFLYTFLGSLSLLLGFIGLYVFSDPHTFDIVQLVAADPLKGNPMAGGMILAAILVGLAVKTPTVPFHTWLPPAHTDAPATGSAVLAGVLLKMGTYGFVRIAMPILPEAWQSWAWVIIIVGIVSVLYGAFVALAQTNLKRMIAYTSVNHMGYIILALGAVGLVGDDSAQARSVAVTGAVVQMVSHGLTTAALFLLAGVMQARAGTYAMSSYGGLAAPAPRFAAMFAIASFASLGLPGLSGFIAEFQIFAGSIAVAPVTAIALLGILVTAALFLRAFQRVFTGSTQGQAIGFGDLRGRELWSIGPLLSLSVLIGVLPQTLLGVIEPASTALVNLVGR, encoded by the coding sequence ATGAACATGCTCAGTCTGATCGTTTTCCTGCCCCTGATTGTCGCTGCCGGTGTTGCGGCAGTGCCCGCGATCGGGCCCGCAGCGGCCCGCTGGGTGTGGGTGGTTGTCAGCGCCGTGGAGCTGATCCTCGTCGGTATCCTGTGGGCTGGCTACAAAGATCCAGGTCCGAATAGTTTGGCCTTCGACGAGCAGGTGCCGTGGATCCCGGGAGTCAACAGCAGCTATCACGTCGGTGTCGACGGGCTCTCTTTGTCTCTGCTGGCGATGACGACGGTGGTCTTCCTCGCCTCTGCCATCTACGCATTGAAGAACACCGATCGGCCTCGGGTACACACGGCACTGTTTCTGTTCCTCGAAGGCGTCAGCCTCGGGTTGTTCGTGGCCGCCGATCTCATTGTCTTCTTTGTGTTCTTCGACCTGTCGATCGTGGCCATGTACTTCATCATCGCCGGATGGGGCCATGGCAACGCGGCCCGCTCGGCACTGAAGTTCTTTCTCTACACGTTCCTGGGGTCATTGTCTCTGCTGTTGGGTTTCATCGGCCTTTACGTGTTCTCAGACCCCCACACCTTTGACATTGTTCAACTCGTCGCTGCCGACCCTCTCAAAGGCAACCCGATGGCAGGGGGGATGATTTTGGCTGCGATTCTGGTGGGGCTGGCAGTGAAGACACCCACTGTTCCCTTTCACACCTGGTTGCCCCCGGCTCATACCGATGCCCCGGCGACCGGATCGGCTGTGCTGGCTGGGGTGCTGCTGAAGATGGGCACGTATGGGTTCGTGCGCATCGCTATGCCGATTCTGCCCGAGGCGTGGCAATCCTGGGCCTGGGTGATTATCATCGTCGGTATCGTCTCGGTTCTGTATGGGGCGTTTGTGGCCCTGGCCCAAACGAACCTGAAACGGATGATCGCCTACACCTCGGTCAATCACATGGGCTATATCATCCTGGCTTTGGGTGCGGTCGGTCTCGTCGGCGACGACAGTGCTCAGGCCCGTTCCGTGGCTGTGACGGGGGCGGTCGTGCAGATGGTCAGCCACGGGCTGACCACCGCCGCGCTCTTCCTCCTGGCGGGAGTGATGCAAGCTCGAGCTGGAACCTACGCCATGAGCTCCTATGGGGGCTTGGCGGCTCCTGCACCGCGTTTTGCGGCGATGTTCGCGATCGCGTCGTTCGCGTCTCTGGGCCTGCCTGGGCTGTCGGGATTCATTGCTGAGTTCCAGATTTTTGCCGGAAGTATCGCGGTCGCCCCGGTCACTGCGATCGCACTGCTGGGGATCCTAGTCACGGCTGCCTTGTTCTTGCGCGCGTTCCAGCGAGTCTTTACCGGCTCCACTCAGGGCCAGGCGATCGGGTTTGGTGACCTTCGTGGCCGAGAACTGTGGTCGATCGGTCCGTTGCTGTCGCTGTCCGTGCTCATCGGAGTCCTGCCTCAGACGCTTCTCGGTGTCATCGAGCCGGCCTCGACCGCCCTCGTGAATCTGGTGGGGAGGTAG